Within Sorghum bicolor cultivar BTx623 chromosome 2, Sorghum_bicolor_NCBIv3, whole genome shotgun sequence, the genomic segment ttggacaatatttaccacaaacaaatgaaaatgctacagtatcaaaatccgaaatcttttcggaactaaacaagccctagtaCTCCGTATGACCTTGGCACAAATCGCTAGACAATAATGGCAATTGGCATGAATATTCTGTTGGCTCAAatgctactccctccgtctctgtTCTGGCCTAAAATTTTGTCTCcaaataaatcaatttctagGATATATGGTCCCCACTGCTCGCCTCGTATTTATTGTGGCATCCAAGGCGCACACGcctcgtctctctctctctctccttcatTTAGTGGTGGACAGTTGGCTGGATGAGTAAATGACGTGAACAGCTCGTAGCCCAAAGCAGTGATTTCTGTGCATCTTAATGGTGAAACTCATATTAATTAAGGGTAACTTGGTCATTTggcagctatgctaatctgtctgAAACTTGCTAGAAATCtattctttcagggacggagggagtacatcaaCAGGACTGAACAGGGCATGTTGATAGAGGAAGCAAGAAGCGTTTCTTGGCTAACCACGACTTCTAGTTCATCTGACGTCCAAACACAACTGCATGTAGTAGGATGAGTCAGAGGCAAAACAAATTGCATTTTCGTTAAGACTAGTGGACCTGATGAATTTACTGACGAATTTACTCTACGTAATTTTATCCTCTACATAACAAACCATAGCTCAAGACATTTGTTGCAGATAGACGACTGTAACTACTGCATGAAGATTGATGTCCTTTATATATCCATGTCTAGTCAGCAATTGCTTCCTTGACTGTCCTGGTGACGGCAAAAGGGGCAGGACCATGACCAATAGCCCAATATCCTTAAGCCGCCGACCTAACAGGACACAAATTATTGACATGCAACATTGCAACGACTCGATCACACAACTTTTTCGATCGTTGAACTTAGCAATGCCCCTGACTAATAAACTAGCTAATAGCACTTAATATTAGTTGTATGATCTATTAGCGACTAATGAATAATCCAAACAGGGTCTATGTGGGTCTATTTGTATTGCTTCAAATTAAGTAGCTATTAGTTCAAACTGAATATTTGTTATTTAAAGTTTGGCCAGAGAAAGTGATGATCCAAAAAGGCTCTAATTAAGTAGCCTCGAAGTATAATATAATAGCAGTCTGTGACAACATAATAATCATAGCAAGCTCAGATACCAAATCATCATCTAGTTAATTAGCATGCATTATTCTCAGCTCAGGAGATCAACAATCAGATCAGGTCCTCCGGCTCACTAGCTACATCTGTAGCTCTAGCTAGCAACTAACAAGTGTCAACACCCACCAGcctactcctcctcctcctcctcctcctcctcgtcctcatcgtcggcggcgccggcgtCCTCCTTGTTCCCCttggccttcttcttcttcgccaGCGCGGCGTCCACCTTGGCCTTCTCCAGCGCCTCCACCAGCGCGGCGAGGCACGAGTCGGCGTTCTCGCCGGGCGCCTTGGGGGTCATGTTCTCGGCGACGTCGGCGGGCGTCATGTCCACCTCCCGCAGCAGCGCCGCCACGGCGTCGAAGCGCGGGTGGTCGTCCACGTCGAGGTAGACCTTGGCCAGGAACTTGAAGGACTCCACGCAGCAGTAGGACATCTCGATGTGCTTGTCCATGCGGCCGCGCCGGATCAGCGCCGGGTCCAGCTTCTCGACGTGGTTGGTGGTGAACACGATGATGCGCTCGCCGCCGCACGCCGACcacagcccgtcgatgaagttGAGCACGCCGGAGAGCGTCACCTTGCTGCTGCCCGCCTTGTTGCTGTCGTCCTCCTTCTCCTTGTCACCGTCCTTCttgccctcctcctcctcctcctccttcttcttcttcttccgctTGCGCTTGCCGGTGAGGTCGAGCGAGCAGTCGATGTCCTCGATGACGATGATGGACTTGCTGGTGGTCTCGATGAAGAGCTTACGGAGGTCGGTGTTGGTGCGCACGGACGTGAGCTCGATGTCGTACACGTCGTAGTCGAGGTGGTTGGCCATGGCGGCGATCATGGTGGACTTGCCGGTGCCCGGCGGGCCATACAGGAGGTACCCTCTCTTCCACGCCTTGCCGACGCGCGCGTAGTAGTCCTTGCCGTTCCGGAACGCGTCCAGGTCGTCCATCACCTCCTTCTTCTTCGCCGGGTCCATCGCCAGCGTCGCGAACGTCTTGGGGTGCTCGAACACCACGTGGCTCCACACACTGTCGGACCAAAAGCTGCCGCATCAAAATCAGCTTCGAAATCGATCAAGCTGCCTCGATCATCAGCCTAGAGTAGAGTAGACGACGCTTTATTACCCGTCGGAGTCCCAGGAGCCGTCGCCGGAGATGTTGGTGAAGAGCTTGCGCTGGCGGTTCTTGACCATGACGGCGCGCCCCTCGCGTCGGACATGGGTGAGGTACTCACCCAGGACGAGGTCGCGGTGGCGCTCGGAGAACAGGAGCTTGTACGACCTGCGCTCGGCGCGCTGGCCGGCGCCGCCCCGCCAGAAGTACGCCGGCCCGGTGTCCTCGCGCTGCGGCGCGGTGCAGGCGCGCCACGTGACGACGGCGCCGCGGAACTCGTCGGTgatctcctcgtcgtcgtccatgCTGAGCAGGACGCGGTCGGGGTCCTTGTCGGGCTCCGCCCTGAGGTGGCGCaccccgccgccggcgccgccgccgcgggcctCCCGCGTGGCGCGCTCCAGGTACGCCTTGGCCTCCTTGTACGCGTCGCTGCGGCGCATGCGCCCGCCGTTGTACTCGGCGATGGTCACCGTGAGGTCCGGGTCCAGGATGGCGGCGAGGCGGCGCGACAGGCGGCGGGAGTGGCGATCGAAGAAGTGGTGCAGCTGGAGGCCCTGCAGCGCCTGCCATAGCATGGTCCATGCCACGGCCAGCAGGCTCAGCACGATGCCGGAGTTGAGGCCGCCCC encodes:
- the LOC110433085 gene encoding AAA-ATPase At3g28580-like, producing MEASSSSSLWGGLNSGIVLSLLAVAWTMLWQALQGLQLHHFFDRHSRRLSRRLAAILDPDLTVTIAEYNGGRMRRSDAYKEAKAYLERATREARGGGAGGGVRHLRAEPDKDPDRVLLSMDDDEEITDEFRGAVVTWRACTAPQREDTGPAYFWRGGAGQRAERRSYKLLFSERHRDLVLGEYLTHVRREGRAVMVKNRQRKLFTNISGDGSWDSDGFWSDSVWSHVVFEHPKTFATLAMDPAKKKEVMDDLDAFRNGKDYYARVGKAWKRGYLLYGPPGTGKSTMIAAMANHLDYDVYDIELTSVRTNTDLRKLFIETTSKSIIVIEDIDCSLDLTGKRKRKKKKKEEEEEEGKKDGDKEKEDDSNKAGSSKVTLSGVLNFIDGLWSACGGERIIVFTTNHVEKLDPALIRRGRMDKHIEMSYCCVESFKFLAKVYLDVDDHPRFDAVAALLREVDMTPADVAENMTPKAPGENADSCLAALVEALEKAKVDAALAKKKKAKGNKEDAGAADDEDEEEEEEEEE